Proteins from one Panacibacter microcysteis genomic window:
- a CDS encoding endonuclease III domain-containing protein, with amino-acid sequence MDNSKTDWAKAVRPLIKKYKDEPHPLHAKNLYQMLVMVVLSAQTTDNLINQLAPDLFKAYPNMAKLAAALPEDLHPLISKVRSFGNKSKWLIDIAKQIKKDAAIPTTMDELVKLPGIGRKSANVIMRYAGLKAEGIVVDLHTIRVANRLGIVATEDPKKIEKEMMEILPQKEWDAGMCMSFLGRDACRPTNPLHGECLMNKVCQFCLNNTD; translated from the coding sequence ATGGACAATTCAAAAACAGATTGGGCGAAAGCCGTGAGGCCTTTGATCAAAAAATACAAGGATGAACCGCATCCACTGCATGCTAAAAACTTATATCAAATGCTGGTGATGGTCGTGTTGTCCGCGCAAACTACAGACAATTTGATTAATCAGCTTGCGCCGGATTTATTCAAAGCTTACCCAAACATGGCTAAGCTTGCAGCAGCACTGCCAGAAGATCTTCATCCGTTGATAAGCAAAGTGAGAAGCTTTGGTAACAAATCAAAGTGGTTAATTGATATAGCAAAGCAAATAAAGAAAGATGCCGCTATACCCACTACTATGGACGAACTTGTAAAACTGCCCGGTATTGGCAGGAAATCCGCTAACGTAATTATGCGATATGCAGGATTAAAAGCGGAGGGTATTGTGGTAGACTTACATACCATCCGTGTAGCCAATCGTTTGGGTATTGTTGCTACGGAAGATCCTAAAAAGATTGAAAAAGAAATGATGGAAATCTTACCACAGAAAGAATGGGATGCAGGAATGTGCATGTCATTTTTGGGGAGGGATGCTTGTAGGCCTACAAATCCTTTGCATGGCGAGTGTTTAATGAATAAGGTTTGTCAGTTCTGCTTGAATAATACAGATTAA
- a CDS encoding SOS response-associated peptidase, protein MCYHIAFTVKLESILDYFPGLIVEEQLEMDFPQAQYLNGFNHPMHPVMLIGRKDKKKHLANMMWGFLPNHVKNWEEAQRFWNGHKDEKGVWRTGYVTLNAIGEEILEKKMYRDAALNRRCVIFVDGFYEWRHIYPLNKRTGHPLKTPNKYPYHIKLTSTEMPFIMMAGIWNPWRHAEADKETGELIEMVTPTFALCTAPANKLMSQVHNSKMRMPTILTKDLALEWISEGLGEERIKEIATSQFAAEQMTAFSIAKDFQEVTNPKEACQYEDLEPVVC, encoded by the coding sequence ATGTGTTACCATATTGCATTTACGGTTAAGCTGGAAAGCATTTTAGATTATTTTCCCGGATTGATTGTCGAAGAACAGCTGGAAATGGATTTCCCGCAGGCGCAATACCTGAACGGCTTCAACCATCCCATGCATCCGGTAATGCTGATTGGCCGGAAGGATAAAAAGAAACACCTTGCTAACATGATGTGGGGTTTTCTACCTAATCATGTTAAGAATTGGGAAGAAGCACAACGTTTCTGGAATGGTCACAAAGATGAAAAGGGTGTGTGGAGAACCGGATATGTTACACTGAATGCCATAGGTGAAGAAATACTGGAAAAGAAGATGTACCGGGATGCTGCACTAAACAGGCGTTGTGTGATATTCGTAGATGGTTTTTATGAATGGCGGCACATTTACCCCCTCAACAAACGAACAGGGCACCCCTTAAAAACGCCCAACAAATATCCCTACCATATCAAGCTTACTTCAACTGAGATGCCGTTCATCATGATGGCAGGTATCTGGAATCCGTGGAGGCATGCAGAGGCAGACAAAGAAACAGGGGAATTAATTGAAATGGTAACGCCAACTTTTGCATTGTGTACTGCTCCTGCCAATAAACTCATGAGCCAGGTGCACAATTCAAAAATGCGGATGCCTACAATACTGACCAAAGATTTAGCACTGGAATGGATCAGTGAAGGATTGGGCGAAGAAAGAATAAAAGAAATTGCTACCAGCCAATTTGCTGCTGAACAAATGACGGCGTTCAGCATTGCAAAAGACTTTCAGGAAGTTACAAACCCGAAAGAAGCCTGCCAGTATGAAGATTTGGAGCCGGTAGTCTGTTAG